CCGCACCCTCGGGAACTTCTCCCTGACATACAATACTCCCGTCGTCCAATATGTCAACGGCATTTTTGAGCAGGTATTGGCGTTCGTCCTCCAGATAAATGCCCAGAGGGTAAAGCAGGACGTGGGAGGCAAAGACATTTTTCTTGAGGTCCCGCGCTTCATTCCCCAAAAATTCTTCGTAGAGCCCCACCGCCGGTTTGTCGTCGATGGTGCGCAGGACATGGCCTTCGGCCTTGGTGATGAAACGCGGTTTGCCCAGGGGTTTGAACCCGTGCCGGCTGCCCACGGCCACGTGCGCGCCGCCGATCAAGAGGCCCACGGTCGCGTTGGCGAGCCGCTGTTTCTGGTGGAACGAGCACCTGTTCTTGAATTTGAAATCGTCGCTGCTGACCGCCCCGAGCAAAGGAAAGCCGGACCCCAGGACCTCCTGGATGCCGCGCACCAGCAGGGAATTGTTTTGGGACATCCCGTCGGTGAAGATGATGCCTGCCTGGCGGCCGGCGGATTTGAGGTCGCCGGTGAGTTTGCGCCCCAGCTCAAACCCGGCCTGGCGCAGGTCGGCGGAAGCCGGCGTGTTGACCGCGGCCAGGCCGAAAGAGATCTCGTCGGAATTGACGGCCAAAAGGACGAGCCCGTTCTTTAAAATGCCGTCAGGGGCGATGATCGCGCCGGCGCAAGCACCCGTGAGCCGTTTGGGCCGCAAAATGGTGTGGATGACGTTTAAGACCTCGTCGCGGGCGCAGTTTTCGCCGGTAAAAAGGAGGACCAGGTCCGTCTGCGCG
This sequence is a window from Candidatus Omnitrophota bacterium. Protein-coding genes within it:
- a CDS encoding FIST N-terminal domain-containing protein, whose amino-acid sequence is MPTHIAIGASQAADPQEAAYQACMAAKNSLNSAQTDLVLLFTGENCARDEVLNVIHTILRPKRLTGACAGAIIAPDGILKNGLVLLAVNSDEISFGLAAVNTPASADLRQAGFELGRKLTGDLKSAGRQAGIIFTDGMSQNNSLLVRGIQEVLGSGFPLLGAVSSDDFKFKNRCSFHQKQRLANATVGLLIGGAHVAVGSRHGFKPLGKPRFITKAEGHVLRTIDDKPAVGLYEEFLGNEARDLKKNVFASHVLLYPLGIYLEDERQYLLKNAVDILDDGSIVCQGEVPEGAEVHLMIGNRDSCVQSAIDAAQEVKDGLAGKQPKFVLIIESMARHRILGRRSWLEIQAVKDVLGYTTPLIGMYAFGEISPFGSLDNVKNTHMHNETILIVAIG